The uncultured Desulfobulbus sp. genome window below encodes:
- a CDS encoding ammonium transporter, with translation MKKRSAIFALLVLALPVVGLCAEEAAPTLASNKAAIDGVQTNLNYVWTLVAAALVFFMQAGFAMVESGFTRAKSAVNIMMKNLMDFSIGSIAFWAVGFGIMFGVNKTGWFGTSDFFLSGWGGPGSDAWVLAFWMFQVVFAGTAATIVSGAVAERTKFTAYLIYSVTICAFIYPVFGSWAWGSLLNGSGWLEGLGFIDFAGSTVVHSVGGWCALAGAIVLGPRIGKYGPKGEVRAIPGHNIPMAAAGVFILWLGWFGFNPGSTTTGDSSIAMIFVTTNLSAAGGAIAAMFTSWIMFKKPDIGMSLNGALAGLVGITAGCANVSPSSSILIGLIAGVIVVLSVVALDRMHIDDPVGAVSVHGVCGAWGTLAAGLFNMEGVTAKIIGVQLAGIGAAFVWAFGVSFILFKVIDSVIGMRVSEEEEMIGVDIAEHGAHAYNDFQTLN, from the coding sequence AAAAAAAGAAGTGCAATATTTGCGTTACTGGTGCTCGCCTTGCCTGTGGTGGGCTTATGTGCGGAAGAAGCTGCACCGACACTCGCCAGCAACAAAGCGGCAATCGATGGTGTGCAGACAAACCTCAACTATGTATGGACCTTGGTGGCAGCTGCGTTAGTTTTCTTTATGCAGGCTGGTTTTGCCATGGTTGAATCCGGTTTCACCCGTGCGAAGAGTGCTGTCAATATCATGATGAAAAACCTGATGGACTTCTCCATTGGCTCGATTGCTTTCTGGGCGGTTGGTTTTGGTATCATGTTTGGTGTGAACAAGACCGGTTGGTTTGGTACATCAGACTTTTTCCTTTCCGGTTGGGGCGGGCCTGGTTCCGACGCCTGGGTTCTGGCCTTCTGGATGTTCCAGGTCGTGTTTGCTGGTACTGCGGCTACCATTGTATCTGGTGCCGTGGCTGAGCGCACAAAGTTCACTGCCTATCTGATTTACTCTGTCACCATCTGTGCCTTTATCTACCCGGTGTTCGGTTCCTGGGCTTGGGGAAGTTTGCTGAACGGTAGCGGTTGGTTAGAAGGGCTTGGGTTTATTGACTTTGCTGGTTCAACAGTTGTTCACTCTGTTGGTGGCTGGTGTGCGCTGGCTGGAGCGATTGTCCTTGGGCCCCGTATCGGTAAGTATGGCCCTAAGGGAGAAGTTCGCGCCATTCCCGGTCACAATATCCCCATGGCAGCCGCTGGTGTCTTTATCCTCTGGCTCGGTTGGTTCGGATTTAACCCCGGTTCCACCACTACGGGTGACTCCTCCATCGCTATGATCTTTGTGACCACCAATCTCTCTGCTGCCGGTGGTGCGATTGCGGCCATGTTTACCTCTTGGATTATGTTCAAAAAACCTGATATCGGTATGAGCTTGAACGGTGCGCTGGCTGGTCTGGTTGGTATCACCGCGGGTTGTGCCAATGTTTCCCCTTCTAGCTCCATTCTGATTGGTCTGATTGCAGGTGTTATTGTTGTCCTCTCGGTTGTTGCCCTTGATAGAATGCATATTGACGATCCGGTTGGTGCTGTATCTGTACATGGTGTCTGTGGTGCCTGGGGTACCCTGGCAGCTGGGCTGTTCAACATGGAAGGTGTAACCGCCAAGATTATTGGTGTGCAGTTGGCCGGTATCGGAGCAGCCTTTGTCTGGGCCTTTGGTGTTTCCTTTATTCTCTTCAAGGTTATCGATTCTGTCATTGGAATGCGAGTTTCCGAGGAAGAGGAGATGATTGGTGTGGATATTGCTGAGCACGGTGCTCATGCCTACAACGATTTCCAGACTCTAAACTAA
- a CDS encoding single-stranded DNA-binding protein, protein MINKAILIGNLGADPEIRYTQNGTAVATFSLATTERRKGQDGQVQEMTEWHRIVAWQRLAEICGEYLSKGSKVYIEGKIQTRKWQDKSGNDRYTTEIVAREMKMLSPRTSSGGGGEYGGGGSFGGYGDSLTEPPPMGDDVPF, encoded by the coding sequence ATGATAAATAAAGCTATTTTGATCGGCAATTTAGGGGCTGACCCTGAGATTCGTTATACCCAGAATGGAACAGCTGTAGCAACTTTTTCGCTGGCAACCACAGAGCGAAGAAAAGGGCAGGATGGACAGGTTCAGGAGATGACAGAGTGGCACAGAATCGTCGCCTGGCAGCGTTTGGCTGAAATTTGTGGCGAATACCTTTCCAAGGGCTCAAAGGTCTATATCGAAGGGAAGATTCAGACCAGGAAATGGCAGGATAAATCAGGGAATGACCGTTACACTACAGAAATCGTCGCTCGAGAAATGAAAATGCTTTCACCGCGGACCTCATCGGGTGGCGGTGGTGAGTATGGAGGCGGGGGGAGCTTTGGTGGGTACGGCGATAGCCTCACTGAGCCTCCTCCAATGGGAGATGATGTGCCGTTTTAA
- a CDS encoding BCCT family transporter, translating into MGHKSPRSRAKSKGKLAEKLRKAEKAARAKAIKEREPFQGLQIRPTASFFDEAGKQEPGENNWTALGFDIHPQVTIISVLTLFTFIILTLMFKEQAATLCSAALGWISSKFGWFFILSANIFIGAALFFALSKFGHIRIGGKNARPEFSTSAWYAMLLSAGMGIGLMFWSVGEPMYHYDSPSPLFSTIAPHTPEAAQAAMGVTYFHWGLHPWAIYSIVALGLAFFSYNRGLPLTIRSIFYPILGNRIYGFWGNLIDVLSVLATLTGLATSLGLGVKQVNAGLNYLFHVSISPEIQVILIAVITAFATLSVVAGLDSGVKRLSEWNMGLAGLFLLFLLFAGPTVYILGGFTQNLGFYLEKFAQLSLWTETFRSTNWQGSWTVFYWAWWISWSPFVGMFIARISKGRTVREFILGVMIIPTLLSFVWMSVFGGSALFLQGNGTADIVAAVKSDVSTALFEMLKYFPMTSVLSLVGIVLVTIFFITSSDSGSLVVDHLTSGGKLDSPIPQRIFWAVMEGVVAAVLLIGGGLSTLQTASITTGLPFTLVLLLAVYALYIGLSQELYVEEKVENKLQVIEEEHRLTEAIINVHNEMNGNGTLENNSRNTESM; encoded by the coding sequence GTGGGTCATAAATCTCCACGATCAAGAGCAAAATCAAAAGGCAAGCTTGCCGAAAAATTACGAAAAGCCGAAAAGGCGGCTCGAGCAAAGGCGATAAAGGAGAGAGAACCATTTCAAGGCTTACAGATCCGCCCAACCGCCTCCTTCTTTGATGAAGCCGGCAAACAAGAGCCTGGCGAAAACAACTGGACTGCTCTTGGTTTTGATATCCACCCCCAAGTGACCATCATTTCTGTCCTCACGCTTTTTACGTTCATCATCCTGACCTTGATGTTCAAAGAACAGGCGGCAACGCTTTGCTCAGCCGCACTGGGGTGGATCTCTTCTAAATTTGGCTGGTTTTTCATCCTTTCTGCCAACATTTTCATAGGCGCTGCCCTGTTTTTCGCCCTGAGCAAATTCGGCCATATCCGCATAGGCGGAAAAAACGCCAGACCAGAATTTTCAACTTCGGCCTGGTACGCCATGCTTTTAAGCGCAGGCATGGGGATAGGCCTGATGTTCTGGAGTGTTGGCGAACCCATGTATCACTACGACTCGCCCAGCCCCCTCTTCAGCACCATAGCCCCGCACACACCAGAGGCAGCGCAGGCTGCCATGGGCGTGACCTACTTTCACTGGGGGCTTCATCCATGGGCTATCTACTCGATCGTCGCTCTTGGCCTTGCTTTTTTTAGCTACAACCGCGGATTACCTCTAACAATTCGCTCCATCTTCTACCCCATTCTGGGAAATCGCATCTATGGTTTCTGGGGCAATCTCATCGATGTCCTCTCCGTTCTCGCCACCCTCACCGGACTGGCCACCTCTCTTGGCCTGGGGGTCAAACAGGTGAACGCAGGCCTGAATTACCTTTTTCACGTTTCAATCAGCCCGGAAATTCAGGTCATTCTCATCGCCGTGATTACTGCCTTTGCAACACTCTCCGTGGTCGCCGGCCTCGACAGTGGCGTCAAGCGACTTTCCGAATGGAATATGGGGCTGGCCGGACTCTTTCTCCTTTTTCTTCTTTTTGCAGGCCCAACGGTTTATATCTTAGGCGGTTTCACCCAAAATCTCGGATTTTACTTGGAAAAATTTGCCCAACTCAGCTTATGGACCGAGACCTTTCGCTCGACAAACTGGCAAGGAAGCTGGACTGTTTTTTACTGGGCCTGGTGGATTTCCTGGTCCCCCTTTGTTGGCATGTTCATCGCCCGTATTTCGAAAGGGCGCACCGTCCGCGAATTCATCCTGGGGGTCATGATCATACCCACCCTGCTCTCTTTTGTCTGGATGTCTGTGTTTGGTGGCTCGGCCCTTTTTCTTCAGGGCAATGGCACCGCTGATATTGTCGCAGCCGTGAAATCCGATGTTTCAACCGCACTCTTTGAGATGCTCAAGTACTTTCCCATGACCTCTGTGCTCTCCCTGGTGGGCATCGTACTGGTCACCATCTTTTTTATTACCTCCTCTGATTCCGGCTCGCTCGTCGTCGATCATTTAACCTCTGGCGGAAAACTTGATTCTCCCATTCCTCAACGAATTTTCTGGGCGGTTATGGAAGGTGTCGTCGCAGCCGTACTCCTCATCGGAGGCGGACTCTCAACCCTGCAAACAGCATCGATCACAACCGGACTCCCATTCACCCTGGTACTGCTTCTTGCCGTGTACGCTCTTTACATTGGCCTCTCCCAGGAGCTCTACGTGGAAGAAAAGGTCGAGAACAAACTTCAGGTCATCGAGGAAGAACACAGACTCACAGAAGCCATCATCAACGTGCACAACGAAATGAATGGTAATGGCACCCTGGAAAACAACTCGAGAAACACCGAAAGCATGTAA
- a CDS encoding pyrimidine/purine nucleoside phosphorylase yields the protein MSVFEQVSVVREANIYFEGKVTSREVRFADGTKKTLGIMLPGEYTFSTGVAEIMEILAGEMVVMLPGESDWQTFSQGQSFNVPASSEFQLKISAVVDYCCSYIEK from the coding sequence ATGTCTGTTTTTGAGCAAGTGAGTGTGGTTCGTGAGGCAAATATCTATTTTGAAGGCAAGGTGACCAGTCGAGAGGTGCGATTTGCCGACGGAACGAAAAAAACCTTGGGGATTATGTTGCCTGGTGAGTACACCTTCTCCACTGGTGTTGCCGAAATTATGGAAATTTTGGCAGGTGAGATGGTTGTTATGCTTCCCGGCGAGAGTGATTGGCAGACCTTTTCTCAAGGTCAGAGTTTTAATGTGCCGGCTAGTTCCGAGTTTCAACTCAAGATTTCAGCGGTGGTTGATTATTGCTGTTCCTATATCGAAAAGTAA
- the ndhC gene encoding NADH-quinone oxidoreductase subunit A has protein sequence MATELVLSAMALLGIAIVIPLFMLVTTVFGPRAGGKAKNEAYESGVKRMIGLAEQKFSVKYYMLAILFLLFDIEAVFMYPWAVNVRELSWFGFTEMFVFMVLLLTGLFYILKKGVLNWR, from the coding sequence ATGGCAACAGAACTGGTACTTTCGGCAATGGCCTTGCTTGGCATTGCTATCGTGATCCCATTGTTCATGCTGGTAACCACCGTCTTCGGACCGCGTGCCGGAGGCAAGGCCAAGAACGAGGCCTACGAGAGTGGTGTTAAGCGCATGATTGGATTAGCGGAGCAAAAATTCAGCGTTAAATACTACATGCTCGCTATCCTGTTTCTCCTATTCGATATCGAGGCGGTGTTCATGTATCCATGGGCCGTGAACGTCCGGGAGCTCAGTTGGTTTGGCTTCACGGAGATGTTCGTGTTCATGGTTCTTCTTCTTACTGGACTTTTTTATATTCTTAAGAAAGGGGTGCTCAATTGGCGTTAG
- the nuoB gene encoding NADH-quinone oxidoreductase subunit NuoB, giving the protein MALGLEASLGDSVLTTKLDAVVNWGRQYSLWPFVFGTACCAIEFMSAAASQLDISRWGAEVVRFSPRQADLLLVCGTISYKQAPILKRIYEQMPEPKWVVAMGACASSGGVYDNYCTVQGIDTIIPVDVYISGCPPRPEAVLDALMDIQDKIKGESVINDRHKDFKGILD; this is encoded by the coding sequence TTGGCGTTAGGATTAGAAGCAAGTCTAGGTGATTCGGTACTGACCACCAAACTCGACGCAGTTGTAAACTGGGGACGTCAGTACTCTCTGTGGCCGTTTGTTTTTGGTACAGCCTGCTGTGCAATTGAATTCATGTCTGCCGCGGCAAGTCAACTCGATATCTCCCGTTGGGGTGCAGAGGTTGTTCGTTTCTCTCCCCGGCAGGCAGATCTGTTACTTGTTTGCGGCACCATCAGTTACAAGCAGGCGCCAATTCTCAAACGAATCTATGAACAGATGCCCGAGCCCAAGTGGGTTGTTGCTATGGGCGCATGCGCCAGCTCCGGTGGTGTGTACGATAACTACTGCACCGTGCAGGGAATCGATACCATCATTCCGGTGGACGTGTATATCTCAGGATGTCCTCCTCGGCCTGAAGCAGTTCTGGATGCATTGATGGATATTCAGGACAAAATCAAGGGTGAAAGTGTGATCAACGATCGCCACAAAGATTTTAAAGGGATTCTTGATTGA
- a CDS encoding NADH-quinone oxidoreductase subunit D yields MNTTALETIQAAFPGVPCDSTVESVVLTVQPDQLEQTLSKLKNDPALNVGLLLDVTVVDYLEYPDQQEARFAVVYVLRNWESNLLLQVRVPVADPEAGVPSATKFWDSANWGEREAYDQYGIQFKGHPDLRRILNHWQFEGHPLRKDYPIEKGQICYETDSLEKEIKARLEVNKVDETVMEDINTEIMYLNLGPSHPATHGAIRILTALDGETILANVNEIGYLHRGFEKTAENRTYNQVVPLTDRLNYCSSLMNNIAYVKAVESFLGVEITERAKFMRVILGEFYRILDHLVCLAANLVDMGGLTNYWYLYNQKEASYDFISRLCGARLTSSFTRIGGMYRDFYEGWEADMEAQLKDIEQGVNDSLALVLKNRIVHDRTQGVCVMPADKALSYGYTGPCLRASGVPFDLRKDNPYYYYETFDFTIPVGSKGDIYDRMMIRYEEMFQSISIIRQAMKQIPKGAVTVDDGQIALPGKDQVYSKIEGLANHFKLVFEGVQVPKGAWYDSYEAANGELGFYFVSDGSGQPYKCKVRPPCFYMMGGFHEMVEGEMIADAVINLGSINIIGGELDR; encoded by the coding sequence ATGAATACGACGGCGCTAGAAACAATTCAGGCGGCGTTCCCTGGCGTACCATGCGATTCGACGGTGGAATCGGTGGTGCTCACGGTACAGCCTGACCAACTCGAACAAACACTTTCCAAGCTGAAAAACGATCCGGCCCTCAATGTTGGGCTGCTGTTGGACGTGACTGTTGTTGATTATCTGGAATACCCGGATCAACAGGAGGCACGTTTTGCTGTTGTTTATGTTCTTCGCAACTGGGAAAGCAACCTTCTTCTTCAGGTACGCGTACCTGTTGCTGATCCGGAGGCCGGTGTGCCCAGTGCCACCAAGTTTTGGGATTCAGCCAACTGGGGTGAGCGTGAAGCTTATGACCAGTACGGTATCCAGTTTAAGGGACATCCTGACCTGCGACGTATCCTGAACCACTGGCAGTTTGAGGGGCATCCGCTTCGTAAGGACTATCCCATTGAGAAGGGGCAGATCTGCTACGAGACCGATTCTCTGGAAAAAGAGATCAAAGCACGGTTGGAAGTAAACAAGGTCGATGAGACCGTCATGGAAGATATCAATACCGAGATCATGTATCTCAACCTTGGACCTTCCCATCCTGCGACCCATGGTGCCATCCGTATCCTGACCGCGCTTGACGGTGAGACCATCCTCGCCAATGTCAACGAGATCGGCTACCTCCATCGTGGCTTTGAAAAAACTGCAGAGAACCGCACCTATAACCAGGTCGTGCCGCTGACGGATCGTCTCAACTACTGTTCATCCCTCATGAATAATATCGCCTACGTCAAGGCGGTTGAGTCCTTTCTTGGGGTTGAGATTACCGAGCGCGCCAAGTTCATGCGTGTGATTCTCGGAGAGTTCTATCGTATCCTCGATCACCTGGTTTGTCTCGCGGCTAACTTGGTTGATATGGGCGGTTTGACCAACTACTGGTATCTCTACAATCAGAAAGAGGCCTCCTACGATTTCATCTCTCGTCTCTGTGGTGCCCGTCTGACCAGTTCCTTCACTCGTATCGGCGGTATGTATCGCGACTTCTATGAGGGCTGGGAAGCCGACATGGAAGCGCAACTCAAAGATATTGAGCAGGGTGTCAACGACTCCCTGGCGTTGGTCCTGAAAAACCGCATTGTACACGATCGTACCCAGGGCGTCTGTGTGATGCCTGCAGACAAGGCCCTGTCCTATGGCTATACCGGTCCCTGTCTGCGTGCTTCCGGAGTTCCTTTCGATCTGCGTAAGGATAACCCGTATTACTACTACGAGACCTTTGACTTCACCATTCCTGTGGGATCGAAAGGCGACATCTACGATCGCATGATGATCCGCTATGAAGAGATGTTCCAGTCGATCTCCATCATCCGCCAGGCAATGAAACAGATTCCCAAAGGAGCTGTTACTGTTGACGATGGGCAGATTGCCCTGCCGGGCAAGGATCAGGTCTACTCCAAGATCGAAGGTTTGGCGAACCACTTTAAGTTGGTCTTTGAAGGTGTTCAGGTTCCCAAGGGCGCGTGGTATGACTCCTATGAGGCCGCCAATGGCGAGCTTGGTTTCTACTTTGTTTCCGACGGCTCCGGTCAACCCTATAAATGTAAAGTACGGCCTCCGTGCTTTTACATGATGGGTGGATTCCATGAAATGGTTGAAGGAGAGATGATTGCCGATGCGGTCATCAATCTCGGTAGCATCAACATTATCGGCGGAGAGTTGGACAGATGA
- a CDS encoding NAD(P)H-dependent oxidoreductase subunit E — MSDRSQLIETGKPFAFDEQRDAEFERLATRYPTRDSLILPSLWLVQEQEGWISAEAMAYIADRIGCFATQVYEAATFYTMYNLQPKGEYHICVCRTLSCYLLGKQEIVDYLQSELGIKPGEVSTDGKYSLEEVECLGHCGSAPVVQINGEFYEYMNVDKLKELLATMK; from the coding sequence ATGAGCGATCGATCACAACTGATAGAAACGGGAAAACCGTTCGCTTTTGATGAACAACGAGATGCAGAGTTTGAGCGTCTGGCAACACGGTATCCCACCCGGGATTCCTTGATTCTGCCCTCGCTGTGGTTGGTACAGGAGCAAGAAGGATGGATCAGCGCTGAGGCCATGGCATATATCGCCGATCGTATCGGTTGTTTTGCCACCCAGGTCTACGAGGCAGCCACCTTCTACACCATGTACAACCTGCAGCCCAAGGGTGAGTATCATATCTGTGTTTGCCGTACACTCTCCTGTTACTTGTTGGGCAAACAGGAAATCGTCGATTACCTGCAGAGCGAGTTAGGGATTAAACCTGGCGAGGTCAGCACCGACGGCAAGTACAGCCTGGAAGAGGTTGAGTGTCTTGGGCACTGTGGTTCCGCTCCCGTGGTGCAGATTAATGGAGAGTTCTATGAGTACATGAATGTGGACAAACTCAAAGAACTCTTGGCCACGATGAAATAA